In Aquincola tertiaricarbonis, the genomic stretch CCGCGGTGGAAGGCGACGGCAAGGTGGTGCATGTGTACGGCGGCGACCTGCAGGGCAACCTGTGGCACTTCGACCTGGAGGCCAAGACCACGACCAAGCTGGCCACGCTGACGAACGGCAACACGGCGCAGCCGATCACCACCGCGCCCGAGATCATGTTCAACGGCAGCGACCGGCTGATCCTGGTGGGCACCGGCCGGCTGCTGGGCGTCAGCGACTTCGGCCGCGCCACGACCGAAACCTTCTATGCGATCAAGGACGGCACGACCCTGTCGGGCTCGGCCCGCGACAGCCTGGTGCGCCGCACCTTCGTCACCGACACCGACAACACCGTGGATGCCACCGGCAACGACTTCGCCTGGAACAACTCCCGCGGCTGGTACATCGACATCCCGAACAACCTGCAGGTGATCAACGACCCGACGATCGCCTTCGGCGCCATCGCCTTCTCGGCCAACAAGGCGCTGCTGTCTGAATGCGCTTCCAACTCCTCGCTGTTCGTGCTGGACGTGCTGACCGGCAAGAACGTCAAGGACATGGGCTACGCCGCCATCGACCTGGGCCAGACCTCGGCCTCGGGCGTGACGCTGCTGCGCACCAGCGGCACCAATGGCGACCGCATCGTGGCGCAGTACCAGCGCGGCGATGCGACCCAGCCCGACCCGCCGCCGGAGGTGCCGCTGAACTTCGGCATCACCGACCGCAAGAACGCCTGGCGGCAGATCCGCCGCGGCGACCGCTGAGGCTGTGCGGCAGGCGGGGCGCCTGCCGCTGCAGGATCAAGGCGCGGCCGCGCCGGCGTCGCGCACCGCGTGGTCCAGGTGGCCGGTGTCGCTCCAGCCCACCAGCGTCAGTCCGCCTTCGGAATGCAGCAGGCGGTTGATGCTGGCATTGCCCACCTGCCAGGTACGCGGTGCGTCCAGCGCCAGCCGGGTGGCGGCGCGGTACAGGCAGTCCAGCACGCCGCCATGGGACACCACGGCAATGCTCTGGCCGGCGTGGCGCAGCGCCAGGCCGCGCACGGTGGCCACCACCCGCTCATAGAACTGCACCAGCGTCTCGCCGCCTTCGGGGCCGAAGCCAGGCTCGCGCTTGCGCCAGCGCAGGGCTTGGTCGGGCCAGCGGCGCTCGATCTCCTCGAAGCTCAGGCCCTCGAAAGTGCCGAAACGGCGCTCGCGCAGGCCGACCTCGGTGCCCACCGCCAGTCCCTTCGGCTCGGCAAAGGCACGGGCCGTCTCGTACGCGCGGCCCAGGTCGCTGGCGTACACCGCGTCCAGCGGCTCGTCGGCCAGCGCCTCGGCCAGGCGGCCCGCCTGCCAGCGGCCCTCATCGTTCAAGGGAATGTCGGTGTGGCCCTGGATGCGGGTGGCGACGTTCCAGTCCGTCTCGCCATGGCGGATGGCGATGAGCCGCGTCGCCAGCGTCACGCCGCGGCCAGCCGCTTGTTGAGCGTGTAGGTGCCCGAGTGCATCACCTCGCCCAGCACGTGCGGGGCCATGGCCTCGCGCACCTGCTGGCCGGTGAAGGCGCCTTCCACGGGCAGGCGCTCCACGTCCAGCGCATAGAGCGTGAACACGTAGTGGTGCACCAGCGAATCGTTGAAGGGCGGGAACGGGCCGTCGTAGCCGAAGTACTGGCCAGCCATCTCGGCATTGCCGGCAAACCAGCCGGTGTAGTCGTTCAGCCCGTGGCGGGCGCCGTGCAACGTGGCCGGGCCGGGCTTGCCGCGGGCGGTGAAGCCGCGGCTGAACTCACCTTCGGCAATCTGCGTCAGCGAAGGCGGCAGGTCCACCAGCACCCAGTGGAAGAAGTCCACGCGGGGCAGGTCGGCCGGCACTTCACGGTCGGGCTGGTTCACGTCGTCGCCCTTGCTGGGCACGTCGAAGTCGTGGCACACCAGCACCAGCGATTGCGTGCCGGCGGGCAGGTCGCTCCAGGCCAGGTGCGGATTGAGGTTGTCCGAAAAACCCACGCCACCGGCGTCGTCCAGCCGGCCCGCGGCGTAACGCGGCGGAATCGGCTCGCCATTGGCCCAGCTGTCGCTCCAGAGTTTCATGTGCTCGCTCCCTTGCTGCTTGTGATGTTGGTCAGACGCCCCAGACCACCTCGGTGCCGGCCTGCTGGCTGCGCTCGATCATCTCGATCAGCGGCCACACCCGCTGGCGCAGCGAGACCACGCCCTCGCGGCTGCCGCGGGCGCCGTCTTCGTTGTCGGTGTCTTCTTCGGCGGCGGCCTGGCGGCGCGCTTCCTCCTCCTGCACCGCGGCGCGCAGCGCGGCCACGGCAGCGGGCATGTCGCCCACTTCGAGGATGCCCTTGGCCGAAGGCTCGCGGCCGAGCAGGCGCAGCACCTGGTCGCCGTTCCGCCCCATCATGATCACGTCACTGGCCGCCTTGGACTTGAACTTGTAGATCATCGGTTGCCTACTCACGGATGAACGGGGATGGGGCATTGTGCCCCGCCGCCTCCGTGCACCGTCAGGCAGCCGTCAGGCGGTGCAGCAGGGCTTCGGGCTCCAGCGCGGGCGCATAGAGGAAGCCCTGGTAGGTGTTGCAGCCGATCTGCGCCAGGAAATCGCGCTGGGCGGGCAGTTCCACGCCCTCGGCCACCACGCTCAGGCCCAGCGCATGGGCCATCTGCACGATGGCGCGCACGATGGCCACGTCGCTCTCGTCGGCAGGCAGGCCGCGCACGAAGCGGCGGTCGATCTTCAGCGCATCGAGCGGGAAGCGCTTGAGGTAGGCCAGGCTGGAGTAGCCGGTGCCGAAGTCGTCGATGGCCAGCCGCACGCCCAGCGCAGCCAGCGCCTGCAGCCGCTCCAGCGCCTCGGCGGCGTCGCGCACCAGGATCGATTCGGTCAGTTCCAGCTCCAGCAGCGCCGGTGGCAGCTGCGCATCAGCCAGCGCCTGCGCCACCCGCGCGACGAAGCCCGACTGCTGGAACTGCAGCGCCGAGACGTTGATGGACACCGGCACCCGCGTGCCTGCGGCCAGCCAGCGTGCGGCCTGGGCCACCGCCTGGCTGAGCACCCAGTCGCCGATCTGCACGATGAAGCCGCTGGCCTCGGCCACCGGGATGAAGTCGCCGGGCGAGATGTCGCCGTAGTGCGCGTCCTTCCAGCGGATCAAGGCTTCGCAGCCGATCACCACGCCCGTGGCCAGGTCGATCTGCGGCTGGTAGTGCAGGCGGAAACGGTTCTGCACCAGGGCCTGGCGCATCGCGTGGTCCAGCCGCACGCGCTTGCGCACCTCGTCGTCGTGGCTGCCCGAGCGGTGGAAGCGGAAACCGGCGCGGCCGCCGGCCTTGGCCGCCTGCATCGCCGTCTCGGCATGGCGCAGCAGGTCGTGCGCGGTGTCGGCCGCATCGGGGAACAGGGCCACGCCGATGCTGCAGGTGAGGGTGAACTGCGAGCCCTCGATCTCGTAGGGCGCCTCGGTGGCGCGCAGCACCCGGCGCGCTGCATGCTCGGCGGCTTCGGTGCCGGCATGGTGCAGCAGCACCGCGAACTGGTCGCCGCCCACGCGGCCCACCACGTCGCCGGCCCGCAGCGCGCGGCGGATGCGCTGGCACACCTCCACCAGCACGCGGTCGCCGATGCCCTGGCCCAGGCTGTCGTTGATCTGTTTGAAGGCATCCACGTCCAGCAGCAGCACGGCCAGGCGGCCGCGGCGGCGCTGCGCGTCGGCGATGGCGCTGGACAGCCGCTCGGCCAGCTGGCGGCGGTTGGGCACGCCGGTCAGCGCATCGGTGGTGGACAGCGTCTCGATGCGCTGGTCGGCGGCCAACCGCTCGCTGAGGTCGCGGAACGACCACACGCGGCCCATCGGCCGCCCATGGCTCCATTGCGTGTGCACCACGCGCTCCAGCACCTGCCCGTTGCGCAGCGTGATGCGGTCCGAGGCCGGCACCAGCGCGCCGCGCTCGATGGCCTCGAGCTGGCGCTGGTAGGCATGCGGGTCCAGCACCGACTCCAGCATCCAGGTGTAGATGGCCTCGTCGCGGCCGCCGGCCAGGTGGTCGGGCAAGGCCCACAACTGCGCAAAGCGGCGGTTGAAGGCACGGATGTGGCCGCGCAGGTCGGTCACCAGCAGGCCGTCGGCGGTGGCCTCCAGCGTGGCCCGCAGCTCGGCGATCAGGGTCTCGCGCTCCTGCAGCGCGCGGCGCTCGGGCGTCAGGTCGCGCAGCGACACCACCAGCAACGGCGGCGCGCCCGGCAGGTCCAGGCGGTGGATGCGCCGCTCCAGGTGCAGCGGCTCGCCCTCGGGGCGCATCAGCCGCGTGCGTGACTGCAGCTCGGTCTCGCCGCCGGGCATGCGCAGGCCAGACCAGAAGGCATGATCTTCGGGCGTTTCCAGCAGCGTGTCGGCGGGCTGGTCGATCACGTCGGCCTGCTCGCGGCCCAGCAGCGCCAGCGCCGGTGCATTGATGGCGATCACCCGCAGCGTGTGGCCGTCGACCAGCCACGCCGGCTCCCACAGGCCGTGCACCAGGGCGATGGTCTCCCTGGGCAGCGCAGCGGGCCCCTGCGTCAGCGGCACGGCCAGCGCGGGTGTGGTCACTCGGCCATCCCCTCGCCGGCCATCTGGTCCTCGGCCTCGGGGAACTCCTGCTCCGAGGGCGGCACGGCATCGAAGTAGTAGGTGATGCGCTGCCGGGGCGCCAGGTACTCCATCGACGCGGGGGGCAGCTGGTTGGCCTTGAGGCTGCGGCGGATGCCCAGCGTGGGCTCGTTCTCCAGGTTCAGGTGCAGCGCCTCGTCGCGGGGCACGCGGCTGTCGTGCACCAGCACGCGGGGCTTGAGCGGCCGCGACGAATTGACCGCCACCACGATCCCGTAGCGCTCATCGGTCAGCTGCACCACCGAGCCCGGCGGGTACACGCCCATCATGCGGATGAAGGCGTTGAGCATGGTCACGTCGAACTTGTGCTTGCCCTGCGCGAACATCATCGACAAGGCCTCGTGCGGCGTCAGCGCCTTGGCCGGCGACACCGGGTTGCACAGGTTGTCGTAGCGGTTGACCAGCGAGACGATGCGCGCTGCGGTGGTCATGCGGTCCACGTTCAGCCGCTGCGGAAAGCCGGTGCCGTCGGCCTGCTCATGGTGTTGAGCGATCACCAGCAGCGCCCCGGGCGTCAGGCCCATCTTGCGACCCAGGGTCACGCCGTGGGACACATGCTCGCGGTAGACCTGCGTCTCGGCGGTGGTGAAGTGGTCTTCGAGGTAGCGCACGCGCGAGGGCAGCTCCACCTTGCCGATGTCGTGCAGCAGCGCGCCCATGCCCAGGTCGTTCATGTCGACTTCGGACAGGCCGAAGAGCTTGCCCATCAGCAGCGCGATCACGCTGACGTTGAGGGAGTGTGCGGTGCTGCGGTCACCGGCGCTTTCGGTCAGCAGGCGGATGCACATCTCGCGGTTGGCCAGCATCTTCTGCACCAGCGCCTGGGTGAAGGTCTCGCTGCGCACGCGCGCGCCCACGGGGTCGCTCTGCACCATGGCCGCCGCGGCGCGCCAGGACTTGCTGGCCTCGGCGTACTGGCGCTCGCACAGCAGCAGCGCCTCGCGCTGGGCTGCCAGCGCGGCGCGGCGCTGCCGGCGCTCCAGCTGCTCGGGGGTCTCGGCTTCCTGCGCACTGGCGGCGCCGGCATCGTCCGCCACCGCCTGCGCCGTGTTGGCCGGGTCGCTGCGCTCGGGGCTCCAGCGGATGCGCGTCAGGCCCAGGCTGCGGATGGTCGCGATCTGCTCCGCATCGCCGATGCGAAAACTGCTGAGCGGAAACGGGTGCGACATCCACCCGAGGTCCAGGTGGACGAACATGCCGATGCGCAGTTCGCTGACGTCGATGGTGGCGGTGGACATGGGCGGCGGAGTAACAGGGAGCAGGAGCAGTTGCTAACGTTGTCGGCCAGTCGGATCGGGAACTTGAAGCGTCAGGCCGGCGCTCCCCCCACTGGGGGCCCGGTCGACCTTCAGCGCTGGATGCGGGTCGACAGCACGATGGCCGAGGTTGTCCGCTCCACGCCTTCCAGCGCGCCGATGCGGTCGATCAGCGCGTCCAGCTCGCCGATGGACGCGGCGGCCACCACCGCGATCAGGTCGTAGGGCCCGCTGACCGACAGCAATGTGCGTACCTCCGGAATGCGCTTGAGCGCCGCGGTGATGCCGGCGCCCTGCTTGGGCCCGGCGATCACCATCACATGGGCACGCACCAGCGCCGCCTCGGCTTCGTCGGGCACCACCACGGTGTATCCGGCGATCGCCCCCGCCCGCTCCAGCCGCTGCAGCCGGCTTTGCACCGTGGTGCGGGCGATGCCCAGCCGCCGCGCCAGGTCGGCCGCAGGCAGGCGGGCGTTCTCGCGCAGCAGGGCAAGCAGTGCGCGGTCGGTGTCGTCCAGCAGCGGCAGATTGGGCATATCGCCAAGTCTAGTCGGCACACTGACCAAACACCTTGCGCCATTCGTCGTCCTGCTGGCTGCAAACGGCCGGCCCACGACCGAACATGCCGGCATAGCCACCACCTCTTCAGCTTTGGAGCGCATGCCATGAAAGACATCCTCGTCATCGGTGCCGGCAAGATCGGCCAGGTGATCGCCGGCCTGCTGGCCGACAGCGGCGACTACCGCGTGACCCTGGCCGACCGCTCGCCGGCCGCGCTGGCCGACGCCGTGCCCGCCGGCCAGCCGCTGCAGGCCCTGGCGCTGGACGTGGCCGACACCGCCGCGCTGCACGCGGCGCTGCAGGGCCGGTTTGCGGTGCTCAGCGCCGCGCCCTGGCAGATGACGGTGCGCATCGCCGAGGCGGCGAAGGCCGTCGGCGTGCATTACTTCGACCTCACCGAAGACGTGGCCAGCACCCGCCGCATCCGCGAGCTGGCGCAGGGCGCCCGCCGTGCCTTCGTGCCGCAGTGCGGCCTGGCGCCGGGCTTCATCGCCATCGTGGCGGCCGACCTGGCGCGCCGCTTCGAGCGCCTGGACACGGTGCGCCTGCGCGTGGGCGCGCTGCCGGCCTACCCCAGCAATGCGCTGAACTACAACCTGACCTGGAGCACCGACGGCGTCATCAACGAGTACATCCAGCCTTGCGAAGCCATCGTAGACGGCCGCCGCACCGAAGTGCCGGCGCTGGAAGAGCGCGAGGAGTTCTCGCTCGACGGCGTGCTGTACGAAGCCTTCAACACCAGCGGCGGCCTGGGCACCCTGTGCGAAACGCTCGACGGCCAGGTGCGCACGCTCAACTACCGCAGCATCCGCTACCCCGGCCACGGCGCGCTGATGAAAGCCTTGCTGCACGACCTGCGCCTGAAGGACCGGCGCGAGGTGCTGAAGGACATCCTGGAGAACGCGCTGCCCGCCACGCTGCAGGACGTGGTGATCGTGTTCGTCACCGTGACCGGCTGGCGCGAAGGCCGGCTGCAGCAGGACACCTACGCTCACAAGATTTACGGCGGCCGGGTGGCTGGCGAAGAACGCAGCGCCATCCAGATCACCACCGCCAGCAGCCTGTGCGCGATGCTGGACCTGCTGGCCCAGGGCCGGCTGCCGCAGCAGGGCTTCGTGCGCCAGGAAGACGTGCGCCTGGCCGACTTCCTGGCCAACCGTTTCGGCGCCGCCTACGCGCCGGCCGGCACCAGCGCGCCGCTCGCCCGCGCCGCCTGACCCTGCCCGCCACCGCCCTGCCGCTTGCAGGGCGGCTTTGTCGGTTCTATGATGTTCTTTACAAGAACGCACGTTCTTATATCGAACAGGAGACCCGCCTTGATCAACAAGATCTCGCCTTCCATCGAAGTTGCGCTGGCCGACGTCCACGACGGCGCCACCGTGATGATTGGCGGCTTCGGCACCGCCGGCCTGCCCAACGAGCTGATCGACGGGCTGATCGCCCAGGGCGCGAAGAACCTCACCATCGTCAACAACAACGCCGGCAACGGCGACACCGGCCTGGCCGCGCTGCTGGCCGCGCGCCGCGTGCGCAAGATCATCTGCAGCTTCCCGCGGCAGGCCGACAGCCACCACTTCGACGCGCTGTACCGTGCCGGCGACATCGAGCTGGAACTGGTGCCCCAGGGCAACCTGGCCGAGCGCATCCGCGCCGCCGGTGCCGGCATCGGCGGCTTCTTCACGCCCACCGGCTACGGCACGCAGCTGGCCGAAGGCAAGGAAACCCGCGAGATCAACGGCCGCATGTACGTGCTGGAGTCGCCCATCCACGCCGACTTCGCGCTCATCCGCGCCGAACGCGGCGACCGCTGGGGCAACCTCACCTACCGCATGACCGCCCGCAATTTCGGGCCGGTGATGGCCATGGCCGCCAAGGTCACCGTGGCCTCGGTGCACGACGTGGTGGAGCTGGGCAGCCTGGACCCCGAGGCCGTGGTCACGCCGGGCATCTTCGTGCAGCGCATCGTGCAGGTGCCGCGCGTGGCCACCACCGGCGGCGGCTTCAAGCAGGCCGCGTGATGCGGCGTCGCCTTCTGATGGCCGGCCTCGCCGGCCTGGCCACGCTCGGCGGGCCGCTGCGCGCGGCCGCCCAGGCCGCCGCCGGCAAGCCGATCAAGATCATCGTGCCCTTCGCCCCGGGTGGCGGCAACGACGTGTTCGCACGCCAGCTGGCCACGCAACTGACCACGCTGCTGGGTGTGCAGGTGCTGGTCGACAACCGGCCCGGCGCCGGTGGCACCGTGGGCAGCGATGCGGCGGCCAAGTCGCCGGCCGACGGCAGCACGCTGCTGCTGGGCCACACCGGCACGCTGGCCATCAACCCGGTGCTGTACCCCAAGCTGCCCTACGACGCACGCAACGCCTTTGTGCCGGTGGCGCCGCTGGCCAGTGCGCCGCTGGTGCTGGTGGTGCCGTCGGTCAGCCCCATCCGCACGCTGGCCGATCTGCTGGCCCGCGCCAAGGCGTCGCCCGGCAAGCTGGCCTTCGCCTCCAGCGGCAACGGCACCGGCGGCCACCTGGCCGGTGAGCTGCTGGAAGAAGTGGCGGGCATCAAGATGCTGCACGTGCCCTACAAGGGCACCGCGCCCGCGCTGACCGATGTGCTGGGCGGCCAGGTCGACCTGATGTTCAGCGTCATCCCGTCGGCGCTGCCGCACATCGACGCCGGCAAGCTGCGCGCCATCGGCATCACGGGCGCGCACCGCAGCCCGCGGCTGCCCGACGTGCCCACCGTGGCCGAAGGCGGGCTCAAGGGCTATGAAAGCTCGCTGGCCTATGGCCTGATGGCCCCGCGCGGCACGCCCGAGGCCGTGCTCAAGACCCTGGGCCAGGCCGTGGCCAAGGCCACCGAATCGCCCGCGCTGCGCGAAGCCTTCAAGGCCGAAGGCGCCGAACCGCTGGCCGGCAGCGCCGCCGACTTCCAGGCGCTGATGCAGGCCGAATCCGACAAGTGGGGCCGCGTGATCCGGCAAGCCGGCATCAAGCCCGAATGAACCCGACAGCAAGGAGACTTCCCATGCCCGCAGAACAGCCCAAGAAGTGGACCCGCGACCAGATGGCGCGCCGCGTGGCCCAGGACATTCCCGACGGCGCCGTCGTCAACCTGGGCATCGGCCTGCCCACCGCCGTGGCCAACCACCTGCCCGAAGGCCGTGAGGTGGTGCTGCACAGCGAGAACGGCGTCATCGGCATGGGCCCGGCGCCGGCCGCGGGCGAAGAAGACTACGACCTCATCAACGCCGGCAAGCAGCCGGTGACGCTGCTGCCGGGTGGCTGCTTCTTCCACCATGCAGACAGCTTCGCGATGATGCGCGGCGGCCACCTGGACGTGTGCGTGCTGGGCGCCTTCCAGGTGTCGGCCGGCGGCGACCTGGCCAACTGGCACACGGGCGCCAAGGACGCGATTCCCGCCGTGGGCGGCGCGATGGACCTGGCCATCGGCGCCAAGAAGACCTACGTGATGATGGAGCACACCACCAAGGCCGGTGACAGCAAGATCGTGCCCGCCTGCACCTATCCGCTCACCGGCATCGGCTGCGTGAGCCGGATCTACACCGACCTGGCGGTGCTGGACATCACACCGCAAGGCGTGGCCGTGCTGGACATGGCCGAGGGCCTGAGCTTCGACGAGCTGCAGAAGGTCACCGGCGTGCCGCTGCTGCGTGCCGCGGCCTGACCGATCCACACCCCGACGACCACAAGATCACCTTCCCGACCGGAGACAAACGCCATGACCACCCCCCTCTCGCGCCGCCTGTTCACCCTGCTGGCCACCGCCGCGGCCGGCAGCCTGCTCACCGCACCCGCGCTGGCCGCGGACGACTTCCCGAACAAGCCGGTGCGCATCCTCACGCCCTTCCCGGCCGGCTCGGGGCCCGAGACCGTGACCCGCATGGTGGCCGAGAAGCTGCAGAAGATGTGGGGCAAGCCGGTGGTGGTGGAAAACAAGCCGGGCGCCAACGGCTTCATCGCGATCGACACCTTCAAGCGCGGCGACAAGCAGGGCTACGACCTGATCCAGCTCGACAACGTGCACCTGTCGGCCTACCCGCACCTGTTCAAGAAGCTGCCCTACGACCCGCAGAAGGACTTCGATCCGCTGCTGCCGCTGTTCAAGACCAACTTCTTCTTCGCGGTGGCCACCGACAGCAAGTACAAGACCGTGGCCGACATCATCAAGGACGCCAAGGCCAACCCCGGCAAGCTGAACTACGGCTCGTGGTCGGTGGGCAACCCGGTGCACCTGGGCTCGGAGCTGTTCGAGACGGTGACGGGCACCGAGATGGAACACGTCATCTACAAGGAGACCTCGCTGCTGTACACCGGCGTGGCCACCGGCGAGCTGGCCTTCGCGCTGGGCACCAGCGCCAGCTCGGGCTCGCTGCAGCGCGCGGGCAAGCTGCGCTACATCGCGGTGGCGGCGCCCAAGCGGGTGCCCTCTTTCCCCGACGTGCCCACCGTGGGTGAATCGGGCGGCCCGGCCAATTTCGAGGTGATCGGCTGGACCACCATCGCCGCGCCGCGCGGCATCCCGGCCGAACGCGCCGAAAAGATCCGCCGCGACATCGAGAAGGCTCTGTCCGAGCCCGACATCAAGCAGCGCTACGACACCTTCGGCTACGAGCTCTTCCCGCAGACGCGCGAGCAGTTCAACCAGTTCATCGGCACCGAATCGCAGCGCTTCGCCGACGTGGTCAAGAAGGCCAACGTCACGCTGGACTGATCCGCGCCCGCCGCTTCCAAGACATCCCAGGAGACTTTTGCATGAGTGCCCAAGACGCCTTCATCTGCGACGCCGTTCGCACCCCCTTCGGCCGCTACGGCGGCGCGCTGTCCTCGGTGCGGGCCGACGACCTGGGCGCCGTGCCGCTGCGGGCGCTGATGGCCCGCAACCCCAAGGTCGACTGGGCGCAGATCACCGACGTGCTGTACGGCTGCGCCAATCAGGCCGGCGAGGACAACCGCAACGTGGCCCGCATGAGTGCGCTGCTGGCGGGCCTGCCGCTGGAGGTGCCGGGCGCCACCATCAACCGGTTGTGCGGCTCGGGCCTGGACGCACTGGGCAGCGCCGCCCGCGCCATCAAGTCGGGCGAAGCCGGGCTGATGATTGCCGGCGGCGTCGAAAGCATGAGCCGCGCGCCCTTCGTGATGCCCAAGGCCGAGAGCGCCTTCTCGCGCGCCAATGCGGTGTACGACACCACCATCGGCTGGCGCTTCATCAACAAGCTGATGAAGGAGCAGTACGGCGTCGATTCGATGCCCGAGACCGCCGAGAACGTGGCCACCGACTACAAGATCGAGCGCGAGGCGCAGGACCGCATGGCCCTGGCCAGCCAGCTCAAGGCCGTGGCCGCACAGAAGAGCGGCTTC encodes the following:
- a CDS encoding histidine phosphatase family protein, which gives rise to MTLATRLIAIRHGETDWNVATRIQGHTDIPLNDEGRWQAGRLAEALADEPLDAVYASDLGRAYETARAFAEPKGLAVGTEVGLRERRFGTFEGLSFEEIERRWPDQALRWRKREPGFGPEGGETLVQFYERVVATVRGLALRHAGQSIAVVSHGGVLDCLYRAATRLALDAPRTWQVGNASINRLLHSEGGLTLVGWSDTGHLDHAVRDAGAAAP
- a CDS encoding YbhB/YbcL family Raf kinase inhibitor-like protein gives rise to the protein MKLWSDSWANGEPIPPRYAAGRLDDAGGVGFSDNLNPHLAWSDLPAGTQSLVLVCHDFDVPSKGDDVNQPDREVPADLPRVDFFHWVLVDLPPSLTQIAEGEFSRGFTARGKPGPATLHGARHGLNDYTGWFAGNAEMAGQYFGYDGPFPPFNDSLVHHYVFTLYALDVERLPVEGAFTGQQVREAMAPHVLGEVMHSGTYTLNKRLAAA
- a CDS encoding DUF1840 domain-containing protein gives rise to the protein MSRQPMIYKFKSKAASDVIMMGRNGDQVLRLLGREPSAKGILEVGDMPAAVAALRAAVQEEEARRQAAAEEDTDNEDGARGSREGVVSLRQRVWPLIEMIERSQQAGTEVVWGV
- a CDS encoding putative bifunctional diguanylate cyclase/phosphodiesterase, translating into MTTPALAVPLTQGPAALPRETIALVHGLWEPAWLVDGHTLRVIAINAPALALLGREQADVIDQPADTLLETPEDHAFWSGLRMPGGETELQSRTRLMRPEGEPLHLERRIHRLDLPGAPPLLVVSLRDLTPERRALQERETLIAELRATLEATADGLLVTDLRGHIRAFNRRFAQLWALPDHLAGGRDEAIYTWMLESVLDPHAYQRQLEAIERGALVPASDRITLRNGQVLERVVHTQWSHGRPMGRVWSFRDLSERLAADQRIETLSTTDALTGVPNRRQLAERLSSAIADAQRRRGRLAVLLLDVDAFKQINDSLGQGIGDRVLVEVCQRIRRALRAGDVVGRVGGDQFAVLLHHAGTEAAEHAARRVLRATEAPYEIEGSQFTLTCSIGVALFPDAADTAHDLLRHAETAMQAAKAGGRAGFRFHRSGSHDDEVRKRVRLDHAMRQALVQNRFRLHYQPQIDLATGVVIGCEALIRWKDAHYGDISPGDFIPVAEASGFIVQIGDWVLSQAVAQAARWLAAGTRVPVSINVSALQFQQSGFVARVAQALADAQLPPALLELELTESILVRDAAEALERLQALAALGVRLAIDDFGTGYSSLAYLKRFPLDALKIDRRFVRGLPADESDVAIVRAIVQMAHALGLSVVAEGVELPAQRDFLAQIGCNTYQGFLYAPALEPEALLHRLTAA
- a CDS encoding HD-GYP domain-containing protein, which codes for MSTATIDVSELRIGMFVHLDLGWMSHPFPLSSFRIGDAEQIATIRSLGLTRIRWSPERSDPANTAQAVADDAGAASAQEAETPEQLERRQRRAALAAQREALLLCERQYAEASKSWRAAAAMVQSDPVGARVRSETFTQALVQKMLANREMCIRLLTESAGDRSTAHSLNVSVIALLMGKLFGLSEVDMNDLGMGALLHDIGKVELPSRVRYLEDHFTTAETQVYREHVSHGVTLGRKMGLTPGALLVIAQHHEQADGTGFPQRLNVDRMTTAARIVSLVNRYDNLCNPVSPAKALTPHEALSMMFAQGKHKFDVTMLNAFIRMMGVYPPGSVVQLTDERYGIVVAVNSSRPLKPRVLVHDSRVPRDEALHLNLENEPTLGIRRSLKANQLPPASMEYLAPRQRITYYFDAVPPSEQEFPEAEDQMAGEGMAE
- a CDS encoding Lrp/AsnC family transcriptional regulator translates to MPNLPLLDDTDRALLALLRENARLPAADLARRLGIARTTVQSRLQRLERAGAIAGYTVVVPDEAEAALVRAHVMVIAGPKQGAGITAALKRIPEVRTLLSVSGPYDLIAVVAAASIGELDALIDRIGALEGVERTTSAIVLSTRIQR
- a CDS encoding saccharopine dehydrogenase family protein gives rise to the protein MKDILVIGAGKIGQVIAGLLADSGDYRVTLADRSPAALADAVPAGQPLQALALDVADTAALHAALQGRFAVLSAAPWQMTVRIAEAAKAVGVHYFDLTEDVASTRRIRELAQGARRAFVPQCGLAPGFIAIVAADLARRFERLDTVRLRVGALPAYPSNALNYNLTWSTDGVINEYIQPCEAIVDGRRTEVPALEEREEFSLDGVLYEAFNTSGGLGTLCETLDGQVRTLNYRSIRYPGHGALMKALLHDLRLKDRREVLKDILENALPATLQDVVIVFVTVTGWREGRLQQDTYAHKIYGGRVAGEERSAIQITTASSLCAMLDLLAQGRLPQQGFVRQEDVRLADFLANRFGAAYAPAGTSAPLARAA
- a CDS encoding 3-oxoacid CoA-transferase subunit A, with product MINKISPSIEVALADVHDGATVMIGGFGTAGLPNELIDGLIAQGAKNLTIVNNNAGNGDTGLAALLAARRVRKIICSFPRQADSHHFDALYRAGDIELELVPQGNLAERIRAAGAGIGGFFTPTGYGTQLAEGKETREINGRMYVLESPIHADFALIRAERGDRWGNLTYRMTARNFGPVMAMAAKVTVASVHDVVELGSLDPEAVVTPGIFVQRIVQVPRVATTGGGFKQAA
- a CDS encoding Bug family tripartite tricarboxylate transporter substrate binding protein; the protein is MRRRLLMAGLAGLATLGGPLRAAAQAAAGKPIKIIVPFAPGGGNDVFARQLATQLTTLLGVQVLVDNRPGAGGTVGSDAAAKSPADGSTLLLGHTGTLAINPVLYPKLPYDARNAFVPVAPLASAPLVLVVPSVSPIRTLADLLARAKASPGKLAFASSGNGTGGHLAGELLEEVAGIKMLHVPYKGTAPALTDVLGGQVDLMFSVIPSALPHIDAGKLRAIGITGAHRSPRLPDVPTVAEGGLKGYESSLAYGLMAPRGTPEAVLKTLGQAVAKATESPALREAFKAEGAEPLAGSAADFQALMQAESDKWGRVIRQAGIKPE
- a CDS encoding 3-oxoacid CoA-transferase subunit B — encoded protein: MPAEQPKKWTRDQMARRVAQDIPDGAVVNLGIGLPTAVANHLPEGREVVLHSENGVIGMGPAPAAGEEDYDLINAGKQPVTLLPGGCFFHHADSFAMMRGGHLDVCVLGAFQVSAGGDLANWHTGAKDAIPAVGGAMDLAIGAKKTYVMMEHTTKAGDSKIVPACTYPLTGIGCVSRIYTDLAVLDITPQGVAVLDMAEGLSFDELQKVTGVPLLRAAA
- a CDS encoding Bug family tripartite tricarboxylate transporter substrate binding protein, which encodes MTTPLSRRLFTLLATAAAGSLLTAPALAADDFPNKPVRILTPFPAGSGPETVTRMVAEKLQKMWGKPVVVENKPGANGFIAIDTFKRGDKQGYDLIQLDNVHLSAYPHLFKKLPYDPQKDFDPLLPLFKTNFFFAVATDSKYKTVADIIKDAKANPGKLNYGSWSVGNPVHLGSELFETVTGTEMEHVIYKETSLLYTGVATGELAFALGTSASSGSLQRAGKLRYIAVAAPKRVPSFPDVPTVGESGGPANFEVIGWTTIAAPRGIPAERAEKIRRDIEKALSEPDIKQRYDTFGYELFPQTREQFNQFIGTESQRFADVVKKANVTLD